From the Acinetobacter wanghuae genome, one window contains:
- the abuO gene encoding multidrug efflux outer membrane protein AbuO: protein MKIQLILSALVLAISPWSYALDLSTAYERAKQNDPTWLANVLQFESDQLNLGIAGGNLLPTVTVSGNVTKKNQSTDAPADPQYSNLFSSSTTSKQLTLTARQPLFRWDAWQGYKQVKTSIELSEINLRLQKQQHILQVSEAYFNVLRQQALTTAYLQEEQALSEQLRMMNAKLKEGLVARSDVSEANAQYQNAQANRISTQVQLVLAQEQLAQLIGPYQDNLAVLREDFQFQKPIPSDMQSWSDLAQSQNLGILQARKQKHYAEDAKRVEQAAFYPQIEAVGTYGYLKQSPETIMSTNGDFDQVGIEMNWNVFNGFRTQKTIRQAGVNVRKSDAQLDAAIRQANTDVKQSFMQVETDQAKLNARKAAMDSSEIVSKASKAQYQEGLKTMVDVLLAQRNAFSSKTDYLNAKFDYVIHVLQLQAAVGQLTEKELADMNAWLIDYGNTSY, encoded by the coding sequence ATGAAGATACAACTCATTTTAAGTGCTTTGGTACTCGCGATCAGTCCATGGAGTTATGCTTTGGACTTATCTACTGCCTATGAACGTGCCAAGCAAAATGATCCGACATGGCTTGCCAATGTATTACAGTTTGAGTCAGATCAACTGAATTTAGGGATTGCGGGGGGGAATTTATTACCTACCGTGACAGTTTCGGGCAATGTCACCAAAAAAAATCAATCGACTGATGCACCGGCTGACCCACAGTACAGTAACTTGTTCAGTTCAAGTACCACTAGCAAACAGCTGACCTTAACCGCACGTCAGCCATTGTTTCGTTGGGATGCTTGGCAAGGTTATAAGCAAGTAAAAACCTCGATTGAACTGAGTGAAATTAATTTACGTCTGCAAAAACAACAACATATTTTACAGGTATCAGAAGCTTATTTTAATGTCTTGCGTCAGCAGGCACTTACCACAGCATATTTACAAGAAGAACAAGCGCTATCTGAACAACTGCGTATGATGAATGCCAAACTTAAAGAAGGTTTAGTGGCACGAAGTGATGTCAGTGAAGCCAATGCACAATATCAAAATGCACAAGCCAATCGTATTTCGACTCAGGTGCAATTGGTGTTGGCACAAGAACAATTGGCACAGTTGATCGGTCCGTATCAAGACAATTTAGCGGTATTAAGAGAAGATTTTCAATTTCAAAAACCAATTCCAAGCGATATGCAGTCGTGGAGCGATTTAGCACAAAGTCAAAATCTTGGTATTTTGCAGGCGCGTAAGCAAAAACATTATGCAGAAGATGCAAAACGGGTCGAACAAGCTGCGTTTTATCCGCAGATTGAAGCGGTAGGGACTTATGGGTATTTAAAACAAAGTCCTGAAACCATCATGTCGACCAATGGCGATTTCGACCAAGTAGGTATCGAGATGAATTGGAATGTATTTAATGGGTTCCGTACGCAGAAAACGATTCGCCAAGCGGGCGTCAATGTACGTAAAAGTGATGCCCAATTAGATGCCGCAATTCGTCAAGCCAATACCGATGTAAAACAGTCATTTATGCAAGTCGAAACTGACCAAGCCAAGTTAAATGCGCGTAAAGCGGCGATGGATTCTTCAGAAATTGTATCGAAAGCATCCAAAGCGCAATATCAAGAAGGCTTAAAAACCATGGTCGATGTGTTATTGGCGCAGCGTAATGCTTTTTCTTCAAAAACCGATTATTTGAATGCGAAATTTGATTATGTGATCCATGTCTTGCAGTTACAAGCGGCAGTAGGGCAGCTCACTGAAAAAGAACTTGCAGACATGAATGCTTGGTTAATTGATTATGGAAACACATCATATTGA